Proteins from one Impatiens glandulifera chromosome 2, dImpGla2.1, whole genome shotgun sequence genomic window:
- the LOC124924960 gene encoding RHOMBOID-like protein 8: MAEPIKIQTNIDVQPSHSILSLDVVSKDLHKEQKVPFFRSISQRGDNTWLISLFVIIHLVAFTSTMIVNDCWHNSHGYCTLKSLGRFSFQPLSENPLLGPSASAMDAMGAVRQSLLVQEHQMWRLFSSPWLHAGFIHLIVNLSCIIFIGIQLEQEFGACKYLLFSCKNMLISL, from the exons ATGGCGGAACCGATCAAAATCCAAACCAATATCGACGTCCAGCCATCTCATTCCATTCTTTCTCTTGATGTCGTTTCCAAAGACTTGCACAAGGAGCAGAAGGTTCCGTTCTTCAGATCTATCTCGCAGAGAGGGGATAACACATGGCTGATCTCTCTCTTCGTCATCATACATTTGGTGGCTTTCACTTCCACGATGATCGTCAACGACTGTTGGCACAACTCTCATGGCTATTGCACGCTCAAATCCCTAGGGAGATTCTCCTTTCAACCTCTTTCCGAGAATCCTCTTCTTGGACCTTCTGCTTCTGC AATGGATGCAATGGGAGCTGTTCGCCAGTCACTACTAGTACAAGAACACCAAATGTGGCGGTTATTCTCAAGCCCATGGTTGCATGCAGGATTCATCCACCTTATTGTCAACCTTTCCTGCATTATCTTCATTGGAATTCAGTTAGAGCAAGAATTTGGTGCAtgtaaatatcttttattttcttgtaaaaaTATGTTGATTTCTCTCTAA
- the LOC124923905 gene encoding putative 1-phosphatidylinositol-3-phosphate 5-kinase FAB1D encodes MDKEIWLPPEPEDIEDEMEGSITNYYDDDDDEFGDGTKWGKPSLSNRGEEGRRSYRFREENTKPMNETMIGKLKGNIRQLLKSAAVDVSVEECENWVDIITSLSWEAALFVKPDAAEGKSMDPDGYVKVKCVATGSISQSKVVKGLVFKKNVALKHMPMMYQNPRLLLIRGALGPSTGLSSFGEICQEDSERSIMEAIDMCQPNLVLVEQSVSSYIRESIRAKGMTLVSDMKLHRLERVARCTGSPILSAHTLMNQKLKQCDLFQFEQCILEHNVSKDDSRKQTKTLMFIEGCPTRLGCTILLRGTHSDALKRIKCVVRCAVVMAYHLIMETAFRLDFLAMFSTIPLNRTSQHFLAVESNVMGKIDSSSDFYVPISNGSHEANSENLSSDLLRDSTFSYEPYNPVSLSGLSSLSTSLKNVMDDSFSPFSSPSHGSISRCLGLRDPGSQISENDQHIDSGRNSSDEDKSPESDQPNSPLASYEINSDMETKDDISTVLDSESILVLMSSRNASRGSICEQSHFSHIKFYHNFDVPLGTFLEENLLNQKFLCSSCNEPPEAHFYYYAHHNKQLTVQVKRLPVDKRLAGETEGKLWMWSRCGKCNRHNGYPESTKRMPISTAARGLSFGKFLELSFSSTATFGVPSVCHHFLHNDFLYFFGLGPMVAMLRHSTVATYSMCMPPLMLEFNISIRGELLKKEIKKVYTKGLHFFEELSKFLQKIRPRFEDLDLQFTGSVENFSEIEEMLKVEQSEFETSFQNAVTNSGAGSIASYNLLSLNQFSYDIFLELQIWDQRLHSLISTDSSEITFRTLEKSMRSRVTHSIENRFEESRARDDASPPSTVVEDQKDNPNDDIFHKDIFQSNPAWFWASFPEIRKDHMNSKDITNGQMQKFEPISSYLLENIPKAQELITEEGSRMHIPLGFDDYMVSDYEDEFSSIIACGLTLLSNDKVPTLTYPYMSSFSSLDSEATSRSLSSLEETSHFSSFDRLNISDFSLVISDNIHPKVDMGVSRNSGKSKYSVVCLYANEFLELREYCCPSELDYIASLSRCMNWDAKGGKSKSFFFKTLDDRFIIKVINRAELESFMKFAPQYFRYMKECIDLGNQTCLAKILGVYQVSIRQSKNGKEMKHNVLVMENLWFGCISNITRQYDLKGALHARFNSSDGSSGDVLLDQNFVNDMNASPLYVSTESKRRLQRAVWNDTSFLNSINVMDYSLLVGVEDGQKKQLVCGIIDYVRQYTWDKQLETWVKSSLVPKNQLPTVISPKEYKKRFRKFITTYFLTVPDNWCN; translated from the exons ATGGACAAAGAGATATGGCTACCCCCAGAACCAGAAGATATAGAGGATGAAATGGAAGGAAGTATTACCAATTATtatgacgatgatgatgatgaatttgGTGATGGAACTAAATGGGGTAAACCAAGTTTAAGTAATAGAGGAGAGGAAGGGAGACGAAGCTACAGATTTAGAGAGGAAAACACAAAACCAATGAATGAGACAATGATTGGGAAATTAAAGGGCAATATCCGTCAACTCCTTAAATCTGCAGCTGTTGATGTTTCTGTCGAGGAATGTGAGAATTGGGTGgatataataacttctctatcATGGGAGGCTGCTTTGTTTGTTAAGCCTGATGCTGCTGAAGGAAAATCAATGGATCCCGATGGATACGTGAAAGTCAAATGTGTAGCAACTGGCTCTATCAGCCAAAG CAAAGTGGTAAAAGGATTGGTGTTCAAAAAGAATGTTGCTCTAAAGCACATGCCAATGATGTATCAGAATCCTAGACTGTTATTGATAAGAGGTGCACTTGGACCTTCAACTGGACTGTCTTCGTTTGGAGAAATATGCCAG GAAGACAGTGAGAGATCCATCATGGAGGCAATAGATATGTGCCAACCAAATTTGGTCTTAGTTGAGCAATCTGTTTCTAGTTATATCCGTGAGTCTATTCGTGCAAAAGGAATGACATTGGTCTCAGACATGAAGCTGCACCGCTTGGAGAGGGTTGCTCGTTGTACAGGTTCACCAATCCTATCTGCTCATACTTTGATGAACCAAAAGCTTAAACAGTGTGACCTCTTCCAGTTTGAACAATGTATACTGGAACACAATGTTTCCAAAGATGATTCTAGAAAACAAACAAAGACATTGATGTTCATTGAGGGCTGCCCTACACGACTTGGTTGTACG ATTTTGCTGAGGGGAACGCATAGTGATGCACTTAAGAGGATCAAATGTGTGGTTCGGTGTGCTGTTGTTATGGCTTATCATCTGATCATGGAGACTGCTTTCCGGTTGGATTTTTTGGCTATGTTTTCTACCATTCCCTTAAACAGAACCAGTCAGCATTTCTTGGCTGTTGAGTCTAATGTCATGGGGAAGATTGATTCTTCATCAGACTTTTATGTTCCAATATCCAATGGATCTCATGAAGCCAATTCAGAGAATTTAAGCTCGGATTTACTCAGAGATTCTACTTTTTCGTATGAGCCATACAATCCAGTCAGTCTTTCTGGGTTATCATCTCTTTCAACATCACTGAAGAATGTCATGGATGACAGTTTTTCGCCTTTCTCATCACCCTCTCATGGGTCGATCTCCAGGTGCCTGGGACTAAGGGATCCTGGAAGTCAGATATCAGAAAATGATCAACATATTGATTCTGGAAGAAATAGCTCCGATGAGGATAAGTCTCCTGAGAGTGATCAGCCTAATTCGCCTCTTGCTTCATATGAAATTAATTCAGATATGGAGACCAAAGATGACATTTCCACTGTTCTAGACTCGGAAAGTATTCTTGTTTTAATGTCCAGCAGGAATGCTTCAAGAGGGAGCATTTGCGAGCAAAGCCATTTCTCTCATATCAAGTTCTACCATAATTTTGATGTTCCACTAGGAACATTCTTGGAGGAAAATTTACTTAATCAG AAGTTCTTGTGTTCCTCATGTAATGAACCCCCTGAGGCTCATTTTTACTACTATGCACATCATAATAAGCAGCTCACTGTTCAAGTTAAACGTCTTCCAGTGGACAAGCGGTTGGCTGGTGAAACAGAAGGGAAGCTTTGGATGTGGAGTCGCTGTGGCAAGTGTAACCGCCATAATGGGTACCCAGAATCTACCAAGAGGATGCCGATTTCAACTGCTGCTCGTGGTTTATCTTTTGGGAAGTTCTTGGAGCTCAGCTTTTCAAGTACTGCTACATTTGGTGTGCCATCTGTCTGTCACCACTTTTTGCACAATGACTTCCTTTACTTTTTCGG ATTAGGCCCCATGGTAGCAATGTTAAGACACTCGACTGTGGCAACTTATTCCATGTGTATGCCACCTCTAATGTTGGAGTTTAATATCTCAATCAGAGGAGAGTTgcttaagaaagaaataaagaag GTTTACACCAAAGGGCTACATTTTTTTGAGGAATTGTCCAAGTTCCTACAGAAGATTAGACCAAGATTTGAAGATTTAGATCTGCAATTTACTGGCTCAGTTGAAAATTTCTCTGAAATTGAAGAGATGTTGAAGGTGGAACAATCTGAATTTGAG ACGAGCTTTCAGAATGCTGTTACAAATAGTGGGGCTGGAAGTATAGCTTCTTACAACCTCCTCAGCTTGAATCAATTTTCATATGACATTTTCCTCGAGTTACAAATCTGGGATCAACGCCTACATTCACTTATCTCAACAGATTCTTCCGAAATAACTTTTAGAACATTGGAGAAATCCATGAGGAGTAGGGTAACACATTCAATAGAGAATAGATTTGAAGAATCTAGAGCTAGAGATGATGCGTCCCCTCCTTCAACTGTTGTTGAGGATCAAAAAGACAATCCCAATGATGATATTTTTCATAAAGATATCTTCCAAAGTAATCCTGCATGGTTTTGGGCTTCATTTCCAGAGATCAGGAAGGATCACATGAATTCGAAGGACATTACAAATGGTCAAATGCAAAAATTTGAACCCATTTCTAGCTATTTGCTAGAAAACATTCCCAAAGCTCAAGAGCTGATAACTGAAGAAGGGTCGAGAATGCACATCCCGCTTGGTTTTGATGATTACATGGTCTCGGATTATGAAGACGAGTTTTCGAGCATAATTGCATGCGGTTTGACCTTACTTAGTAATGACAAAGTTCCCACTTTAACTTACCCATATATGTCGTCATTTAGTTCATTGGATTCAGAAGCAACCTCTCGCAGTCTGTCATCCTTAGAAGAGACGTCGCATTTCTCAAGTTTCGACAGGCTAAATATTTCCGACTTCTCTTTAGTTATTTCTGATAATATTCACCCAAAAGTCGACATGGGGGTGAGCAGAAATTCTGGAAAATCCAAATATTCAGTTGTTTGTCTTTATGCAAACGAATTCCTCGAGCTTAGAGAATACTGCTGTCCTTCGGAGCTTGACTACATTGCTTCTCTCAGCCGTTGTATGAATTGGGACGCAAAAGGGGGGAAAAGTAAATCCTTCTTTTTCAAAACTCTGGACGATCGTTTCATAATTAAAGTGATCAATAGGGCAGAGCTCGAGTCGTTTATGAAGTTTGCTCCACAGTATTTTAGATACATGAAGGAGTGTATTGATTTGGGTAATCAAACTTGTCTTGCAAAGATTCTAGGGGTTTATCAG GTGAGTATTCGACAAAGCAAGAATGGAAAGGAAATGAAACATAATGTGTTGGTGATGGAAAACCTTTGGTTTGGCTGTATTAGTAATATAACTCGGCAGTATGATCTCAAAGGGGCCTTGCATGCTAGGTTTAATTCAAGCGACGGTTCGTCAGGAGACGTTCTTCTTGATCAGAACTTTGTGAACGATATGAATGCTTCCCCTTTATACGTGAGCACGGAATCTAAGCGTCGTTTGCAACGGGCAGTGTGGAACGACACGAGCTTTCTCAAC TCGATAAATGTGATGGATTACTCGTTACTCGTTGGAGTCGAGGACGGGCAGAAGAAACAACTTGTGTGCGGAATTATCGATTACGTGAGACAGTATACATGGGACAAGCAGCTTGAAACATGGGTAAAATCTTCGTTAGTTCCGAAGAATCAGTTACCAACTGTCATCTCCCCCAAAGAGTACAAGAAGAGATTCAGGAAGTTCATCACTACTTACTTCTTAACTGTCCCAGATAACTGGTGTAACTAA
- the LOC124923717 gene encoding RHOMBOID-like protein 8 yields the protein MSGSLVAALFLNDKPSVASSAALFGLIGTMLSALVQNWTTYSNKLTAIAVLVSVSIINIVLGLLPYVNNVGNMGGFISGFLLGFVVLFKPQLGKMGQGKGAFFEYEVKCSAKLRQKLDRPVLRSTVLFIFVALMVGSAVAVSCGVNIREYCWWCKYLDCVPSKWWSCNGDQMKCEMGVSTWQLTLTCMSSSDRYMDFPFTNISQARVQDLCDMICSSPLLV from the exons ATGAGTGGTAGTTTAGTTGCTGCCTTGTTTCTAAACGACAAACCTTCTGTTGCATCATCTGCTGCACTATTTGGATTGATTGGCACTATGCTTTCAGCTCTTGTTCAAAACTGGACAACTTACAGCAATAAATTGACAGCTATTGCAGTTTTAGTCTCTGTTTCGATAATCAATATTGTACTGGGCTTGCTGCCTTATGTGAACAATGTTGGGAATATGGGAGGATTTATCTCGGGTTTTCTTTTGGGATTTGTGGTGCTGTTTAAACCTCAACTTGGGAAAATGGGTCAAGGAAAAGGTGCTTTCTTTGAGTATGAAGTAAAATGTTCTGCCAAGCTCAGGCAGAAACTTGACAGACCCGTGTTAAGGAGCACGGTTCTGTTTATATTTGTGGCATT AATGGTGGGGAGTGCTGTGGCTGTTTCTTGTGGTGTTAATATAAGGGAGTACTGTTGGTGGTGTAAATATTTGGATTGTGTTCCTTCCAAATGGTGGAGCTGTAATGGAGATCAAATGAAGTGTGAG ATGGGTGTGAGTACATGGCAATTGACACTGACTTGCATGAGTAGTAGTGATAGGTATATGGACTTTCCATTCACCAATATCTCGCAAGCTAGAGTCCAGGATTTGTGTGATATGATATGCTCCTCTCCTCTCCTTGTTTAg